ACAACGTCAAAATGCATTCCACTAGCCCACTGTTTTACATTGCTTAAATCATAAACTATCCCATCAACTGCTACATAAACTGGTTTTCCATTCTTCCCATTATATTGTGACAATTCTTCTATAGTAAATTGTTTTTGCTGTCTATCGTAAGCTTCTAGAATTTCACTAATCCTTTTAAATTCAAAATAACTAGACATAACCCTCAGTGCCATCTGCAATTGTTCATCATTACTAATTGGCTTATTATATTGTTCCATAAAGCTTATTGATTCTCCCAAAAATAATTAACTCATATATATTGTATTTTAATTTATATGCATTTGTGTATTTTTATTAAAAAAGCTCCCTCATCAATATATTTAAGATTTTTATAAAATCTTCTATAATTAATGAAAGAGCTTTTCTTATGAATTTGTTCTTTTTAATATAATTCAACCTCTCAAGATTAATATCGCTTCTTAAAATTTTAAATTAATGAATTTAAGAAAACCCCTCCTGAGTATAATGAATTATACTGACTATATATCACATTAGTATTTTTATAGGAGTATATTGAATTTTCTCCAGAATCAAATTGAAAACTAGGATATAAATTTTTTGATTTATTCATAGCATCTTGTACTTTACTATACGTTTCAGTTGCTGTGCCTGAAGCTCCACCTAAAATATCTCTAACATTTTTAAAATCTTTGCTAATTGCATTTTTCAAAGTATTTTCATTTACTGAAAGTTTCCCATCATTTTCAACTGTAATTCCTATAGATGATAATGAATCACTGTTATTTTTAGTTCCTTTAAAGGAATTAGATAAACTTTCAATTTTAGATGACTTATCTGAATTGCTTCCTAAAAAATTTACTACTTTATTATAATCATTAGCAAAATCTTTAACTGAATTTACAATTCTATTGCTATCAATATTGTCAGAGGATATTGCTGCTTTTCCAATACCATTTAGAGTTGCTTTAACTGTGCTACTTAAATTTACATTATTACTTTCAGAAGTATAATCTACATTGTTAACTTTGTACTTTGCATTTACTCCTTCTTGAGTTGCTTTAACTGTCATTTCCTGATTTAAATTATTTCCTAGAATTACAGTTAATTTTGAATTTTCACCTGTTGTATTTGATTGAAATTTCAATGAACTCTTTCCGTTTACTTCTTCTACTGTTGCTTTTACGCCTATAGCTGCTTTGTTAACTTTATCTGCTATTTTGTTCATAGCATCCTTGTTATTTAGAGCATTTTCAGTACCAACATCAAAGTTATAAGAATTTTTACCATTATCTATTGATACGCTACCAGTCGCAACTAGATCTTTTCCAGTTGAAGCTAATTCATTATAAGATATTGATTTTCCAGCTGCTAATTGACTAACTTCCACTGAATAATCCTTTTTATCATAACCACTTGTCTTTGTTGTAGTTACAACATTTGTATTGCTGCTGCCATAACTGTCAGCTTTAAAAGCTGAAGTTGAACTATAAGCCTTTAATGCATTAGATGATTTTTTTAATTCAGAAAAATCATTAACAAATTCAGAATAAAACTTTTTTGAATCATTAGTATAAGTTTGAAGTTCATTTAACTTTTTTGTAAAGGTGTCATTAAACCTTGAAGTAGCATTAACACCAGTAAATGCATTGTTATAATTATTTGTTTTATTATTTAACTTACTTATATTATTGTTAGAGTTTTTATTCAAACTAGATGAACTATTTATAAGATTATTGTAAGCATAACTTCTCGCTAATGGACTAATAGTATAACTCATAACCTTTCCTCCTTCCATATTATATTTTTTAAATTATGTCCCACACTATCAACTTATTTAATTTTCGACATTAATGCAATTTTCTTTATATATAAGTTCCAATTAAGATTTTACACTTCTCATCAAGAAATATTTAAGGGATTTCTTGACTAATGACAATTGATAATTAAGCTATATATACATTAAAGACTATTTCTGTTTTCTGCCTCAAGTATCCTATTACCAGCTTTCGCAGCGCCTCCACCACTAAAACCGACGCCAGAATAATAACACACCTCTTTTCTAATAATTATTTCTTTTGCTATATATTGAAATACATTAGAAGGTGATATATAATAAGTATAAATATTAACTGATAATTATTATCGATTATGATTTTTAATAAATATAATTTATTTGAAGGAGTTGATTTACATTGAAATATAACATTTTAATTGGGGGTTCTGCTGGACAAGGTATAGATACTATCAGTTCCCTCTTTGAAAAAATCCTTAAGAAAAGTCAGTATAATCTTTATACCACAAAAGATTATATGTCTAGAGTCAGAGGCGGACATAATTTTATTCAAATAAGATTTGGAGATGAAAAAATAACTTCCCATAGTTCTATAATAGATGTAATTGTAGCTATGGATAAAAATACAATTGTTAATCACATTGAAAAATTAAATAAAACTGGAATTGTGATTTGTGATGAAAGTATTGATGTGGAAGATTCACGAGTGTTAAAGCTTCCAATGAAAGCAATATCTACTGAAGTTGGTAATTCTAAAACAATTGGAACAGTTGCTGTTGGAGTTTTAACAAAGCTCTTTAATCTTAAGATAGATAATATAAACTCTATCTTTAATAAAAAATGGGACATAAAAACAAATGAAGCAAACAAATTAGCTTTTACTAGAGGATATGAAATTTCAAAAGAGCGTTTTAATCTTTCTATAGCTGAAAATAATAACAACATTCTTATTTCTGGTAATGAAGCTTTGGCTTTAGGTCTACTAGCAGGTGGACTAGGCTTTTATTCGGCATATCCTATGACTCCTGCAACAAGCATAATGACTTATTTATCTAAAGTTCAAAAGGATGCAGGAATAATAGTTGAACAAGTAGAAGATGAAATCTCAGCCATAAATATGGCGCTTGGAGCTTCTTATGCAGGTGCAAGATCAGCTACTGGAAGTTCTGGAGGTGGTGTTTCACTTATGGTCGAAGCTATTGGACTTTCGAGTATAACAGAAACTCCTTTGCTAATAATAGATTCTCAAAGACCTGGGCCTGCTACTGGACTTCCTACTAGAACAGAACAAAGTGATTTGAGCTTTTTAGTTACAGCTTCTCATGGAGAAGGACCAAGAATGGTACTTTCAGTAAGAAATGCTGAAGACGCTTTTTATGCTTCTGCAAGAGCTTTAAATATATCTGAAAAGTATCAAATACCAGTTATATTATTAACTGATCAATACTTGGCTGATACAGCTGTAACTATACCAGAATTCGATTTAAGCAAAGTGAAAATCGAAAGAAATATTGCTGGAGAAGAAGCTTTAGAAAGCGATGGAAGCTATAAAAGATATAAAGTTACTGAGAGTGGAATATCTCCAAGAATTCTTCCAGGTCAATTTGAAAATGCTGTAGTTTTAATTGATAGCGATGAGCATACTGAAGACAGTCAGATAACAGAATCTGCTGAAGTTAGAATAGAACAAATGGATAAAAGAATGAGAAAACTTAAACTACTAGAAAAAGATTTAATTGAACCAGATTACTTTGGAGTTGAAACTCCTGAAGTACTTTTGCTAGCATGGGGATCACTTGAGGGCCCTGTTGAAGAAGCTGTTAAACTTTTAAATGGTGAAGGTTATTCTGTTGGAGCTCTTGTTTTTGGAGATTTATATCCACTTCCAACAAAGCTTTTAGAAAAGTATTCAACTTTAGCTAAAAAATTAGTTAATGTAGAACAAAATTTTAACGGTCAACTTGCTAAATTAATTAGGATGGAAACTGGAATTTCTATTGATAATAGCATATTGAAATATGATGGAAGACAATTAAGCTCAGAAGAAATTTATTCTCGAGTTAAAAAGGAGGTATTCTAAAATGATCGAAATTAAAAAGTATGATACAAAAGAAGAAATTGCATGGTGTCCTGGCTGCGGAGATTTTGGAATACTAGATGCTTTGAAGGAAACTTTAGCAGAACTAGAAATAAAGCCTCACGAAGTTGTACTATCTTCAGGAATAGGCCAAGCAGCAAAGATGCCTCACTATATAAATTTGAACGGTTTTAACGGCCTTCATGGAAGAGCAGTTCCTCCTGCTGTTGGCATTAAACTTGCAAATAAGAATTTAAAGGTAATTATAAACTCAGGTGATGGTGATTCTTATGGTGAAGGTGGAAACCATCTACTTCATAATATTAGAAAAAATATTGATATTACTCACTTTGTTCATGACAATCAAATATATGGACTTACAAAAGGTCAAGGATCACCAACTACTAACAAAGGACAAATAACTTCATTGCAATTTGAAGGAACAACTGTAGATTCCTTCAAGCCTCTTGCCTTTGCAATAACTGCTGGAGCAACCTTTGTTGCAAGAAGTTTCTCTGGAGATAAAGAGCACTTAAAAGCTATAATGAAAGCTGCAATTACACATAAAGGTTATGCTTTAGTAGATATTCTTCAACCTTGTGTAACCTTTAACCATATAAATACTTTTAAATGGTATAAAGATAATACCTATAAGCTTGATGATAATTATGACTACAGCAATAAGCTTCAAGCTCTAGAAAAAGCTATGGAGTGGGAAAATGGTATACCTCTTGGGATTATATATAAAGAGGAAAAAACTGAATATACAGATATAGTTGCAGCCTTTAAAAATAATAAACCTCTCTTAGAACGAGATTGGAAACCAGAGTATGCTAAAAAGTTTATAGAAACCTTTAAATAATAATTAATTCTGCAGATAACTCCTTAAAAATTAAAGAGAATACATAGTTTAGTTTAAATCAAAGCTATGTATTCTCTTTAAAATTCACTCTATAATTTTTTTACCTCAGATAGTTTTCCATCAAAAATTGTCCCAAAAATGGATTTCCTCATCGATTGTCCTAATTGTAACTTTTTATTTATTAATCTTCCTCTACCAGAAATATTAGAATTCCATAAAATATTTCTTCTTATACTTCGTTAGTTTGGTTCTTTTTAATATAAGTAGGAGTATATCCACACATTCTTTTAAATTCACGTATCATATGAGACTGATCCCAATATCCAGCTTCAACTGCACTTTGAACTATATTTTTTTCTTCTAAATGATTAACAGCTTTATGAAACCTAGCAATACTTTCATATTCTTTTAATGTAATTCCGAGAATAGTATTAAAATCTCTTTGAAGTTGTCTATAAGATATATTTAAATCTGAAGCAATTTCTTTAAAACTTTTTTGATTTTGTATATGACATAAATTTGCTGCATTAAATACTCGCGTCATTTGATTTGTAAATTTATATTTTCCACTATCTTGAATCTCATTTATATAATCCTCAACAATATACATCCACTTTTCTGGAGAATGTGTAAACAGTTTATTTCCAATCTTATATATTGAATCTTCTTCTTTAAATAGTATTATGTCTTGGCAAGCTGCTGGAGTAATTCCTGTCATTTGATAAAATAGCCAAAACTCTATACTTACTATAAATACAGCAACATTTTCAACTCTGCTAATCATAGGCTCTTTATTTATTCCATAAGCAAGTACATCTCCTGTTTTTATTTTCATACCATTATAGTGACCTATTCCATCAATAATAAATGCAATATGAACAGCCGTAGAGGCTGGTGCTGGCATAATTCCATAATCAAACAAACAATAAGCATATTGCAGTATACCTTCTTTATCAGTATGCTTAACTTCAATATAACTTTTATTCACTTCTTCGGTTACAAACTTCATACTATTCCCCCTTTATTTACCAATTATAAATATCTTCAATATTTAACTCAGCATGTAGCTATTTTTTTGTATATCAATTTAATTTTACCAATAATTATTGGATCTTGTATTGTAAAAAAACGACATTACTTATAACTAAGTTCCGTTTTAAGAATAATTTCTATAATTCCTCAGAATAGCCACAAGAAAAACTAATTAAATTGATTAAATAGTTTAGCTTTGATATAATATTGTAAAAAGCTAGGAGGGATATAAATGTTTGAAAATGATAGCTATGAAGAAGATGTAAAGTTATTTAAAAAAGTGACTTCTACACAAGCAGACGAATTATTATCTAATGAAGGCATAGCCGTTACATATATTGGTCGATCAACATGCCCATACTGCCGTAAATTTGCCAAAAAATTAAGTGCTTTGACTAGTAAAATTAACACAACTATTTATTACGTGGATAGTGTTGATTCTTCAGATGATTCAATTAACTCGTTTAGAGAAAAATATAATATTGTGACTGTACCAGGATTTATTGTTAGCAAAAATATGGAAATAGAGGTTCGTTGTGATTCTTCACTTCCAGAGGACGAAATATTAGATTTGTTAAAATAGATGATATCATATATATTATTTAAAATGAATAGAAAGCCTTGCTTAGTCACACTTAAAAAAAACGACACTTATAATTAAGTGTCGTTTTAAATTTATTCTTTAATATATGAGCAGCAATAATCTGCTACTTCCTTAACTTCTAAGTTAAACTTAGAATTAGCTGGAACTTCAAAGCTTTCTCCTTCTTTATAGGTTA
The window above is part of the Clostridium saccharoperbutylacetonicum N1-4(HMT) genome. Proteins encoded here:
- a CDS encoding cytochrome b5 domain-containing protein — translated: MEQYNKPISNDEQLQMALRVMSSYFEFKRISEILEAYDRQQKQFTIEELSQYNGKNGKPVYVAVDGIVYDLSNVKQWASGMHFDVVAGKDLTAEFNSHHGIKKVLENKQKVGILI
- the fliD gene encoding flagellar filament capping protein FliD, translated to MSYTISPLARSYAYNNLINSSSSLNKNSNNNISKLNNKTNNYNNAFTGVNATSRFNDTFTKKLNELQTYTNDSKKFYSEFVNDFSELKKSSNALKAYSSTSAFKADSYGSSNTNVVTTTKTSGYDKKDYSVEVSQLAAGKSISYNELASTGKDLVATGSVSIDNGKNSYNFDVGTENALNNKDAMNKIADKVNKAAIGVKATVEEVNGKSSLKFQSNTTGENSKLTVILGNNLNQEMTVKATQEGVNAKYKVNNVDYTSESNNVNLSSTVKATLNGIGKAAISSDNIDSNRIVNSVKDFANDYNKVVNFLGSNSDKSSKIESLSNSFKGTKNNSDSLSSIGITVENDGKLSVNENTLKNAISKDFKNVRDILGGASGTATETYSKVQDAMNKSKNLYPSFQFDSGENSIYSYKNTNVIYSQYNSLYSGGVFLNSLI
- a CDS encoding 2-oxoacid:acceptor oxidoreductase subunit alpha, whose product is MKYNILIGGSAGQGIDTISSLFEKILKKSQYNLYTTKDYMSRVRGGHNFIQIRFGDEKITSHSSIIDVIVAMDKNTIVNHIEKLNKTGIVICDESIDVEDSRVLKLPMKAISTEVGNSKTIGTVAVGVLTKLFNLKIDNINSIFNKKWDIKTNEANKLAFTRGYEISKERFNLSIAENNNNILISGNEALALGLLAGGLGFYSAYPMTPATSIMTYLSKVQKDAGIIVEQVEDEISAINMALGASYAGARSATGSSGGGVSLMVEAIGLSSITETPLLIIDSQRPGPATGLPTRTEQSDLSFLVTASHGEGPRMVLSVRNAEDAFYASARALNISEKYQIPVILLTDQYLADTAVTIPEFDLSKVKIERNIAGEEALESDGSYKRYKVTESGISPRILPGQFENAVVLIDSDEHTEDSQITESAEVRIEQMDKRMRKLKLLEKDLIEPDYFGVETPEVLLLAWGSLEGPVEEAVKLLNGEGYSVGALVFGDLYPLPTKLLEKYSTLAKKLVNVEQNFNGQLAKLIRMETGISIDNSILKYDGRQLSSEEIYSRVKKEVF
- a CDS encoding 2-oxoacid:ferredoxin oxidoreductase subunit beta is translated as MIEIKKYDTKEEIAWCPGCGDFGILDALKETLAELEIKPHEVVLSSGIGQAAKMPHYINLNGFNGLHGRAVPPAVGIKLANKNLKVIINSGDGDSYGEGGNHLLHNIRKNIDITHFVHDNQIYGLTKGQGSPTTNKGQITSLQFEGTTVDSFKPLAFAITAGATFVARSFSGDKEHLKAIMKAAITHKGYALVDILQPCVTFNHINTFKWYKDNTYKLDDNYDYSNKLQALEKAMEWENGIPLGIIYKEEKTEYTDIVAAFKNNKPLLERDWKPEYAKKFIETFK
- a CDS encoding helix-turn-helix domain-containing protein, which gives rise to MKFVTEEVNKSYIEVKHTDKEGILQYAYCLFDYGIMPAPASTAVHIAFIIDGIGHYNGMKIKTGDVLAYGINKEPMISRVENVAVFIVSIEFWLFYQMTGITPAACQDIILFKEEDSIYKIGNKLFTHSPEKWMYIVEDYINEIQDSGKYKFTNQMTRVFNAANLCHIQNQKSFKEIASDLNISYRQLQRDFNTILGITLKEYESIARFHKAVNHLEEKNIVQSAVEAGYWDQSHMIREFKRMCGYTPTYIKKNQTNEV
- a CDS encoding thiol reductase thioredoxin, with translation MFENDSYEEDVKLFKKVTSTQADELLSNEGIAVTYIGRSTCPYCRKFAKKLSALTSKINTTIYYVDSVDSSDDSINSFREKYNIVTVPGFIVSKNMEIEVRCDSSLPEDEILDLLK